In the Athene noctua chromosome 25, bAthNoc1.hap1.1, whole genome shotgun sequence genome, one interval contains:
- the RUNDC3A gene encoding RUN domain-containing protein 3A isoform X1 — protein sequence MALGLSSKKASSRNIAVERKNLITVCRGLGAGCTAPPARDTRCPTRFSVKTLLEKYTAEPIDDSSEEFVNFAAILEQILSHRFKGPVSWFSSDGQRGFWDYIRLACSKIPNNCVSSIENMENISTSRAKGRAWIRVALMEKRISEYISTALQDTRTTKRFYDDGAIMLRDESMVLTGLLIGLGAIDFSFCLKGEVMDGKMPMVIDYTPYLKFTQSYDYLNEEEERGSMESSTSEDSSPEHPYLPLVTDEDSWYSKWRKMEQKFRIVYAQKGYLEELVRLRESQLKDLEAENKRLKLRLEEVMVQNQLEKRELEGVILELQEQLTGLIPCENPQLAQLSKEMVTPLVNQWPSLGTLNGNESGSDSKLYRRHSFMSTDQLSAENSLSSDSQRLGEGKREGEPWGPLGKDPTPSMLGLCGSLASLPSCKSLASLKSNECLVSDSTEASPTRSPS from the exons ATGGCTCTGGGGCTCTCCTCCAAGAAAGCCTCCTCCAGAAACATCGCCGTGGAGAGAAAGAACCTCATCACCGTCTGCAG ggggctgggggctgggtgcacagcccctcccgcccggGACACCCGTTGCCCCACCAGGTTCTCTGTGAAGACCCTGCTGGAGAAATACACGGCGGAGCCCATCGACGACTCCTCCGAGGAGTTCGTTAACTTTGCCGCCATCCTCGAGCAGATCCTCAGCCACCGTTTTAAAG GCCCCGTCAGCTGGTTCAGCTCGGATGGGCAGCGCGGGTTTTGGGACTACATCCGCCTGGCCTGCAGCAAGATCCCCAACAACTGTGTCAGCAGCATCGAGAACATGGAGAACATCAGCACCTCCAGGGCCAAG GGCCGGGCCTGGATCCGCGTGGCGCTGATGGAGAAGCGCATCTCCGAGTACATCTCCACGGCCCTGCAGGACACACGGACCACCAA acgGTTTTACGACGACGGGGCCATCATGCTGCGGGACGAGTCCATGGTGCTCACGGGGCTGCTCATCGGGCTTGGCGCCATCGACTTCAG CTTCTGCCTGAAGGGCGAGGTGATGGATGGTAAAATGCCCATGGTCATCGACTACACGCCCTACCTGAAGTTCACGCAGAG CTACGACTACCTGAAcgaggaggaggagcggggcaGCATGGAGAGCAGCACGAGTGAGGACAGCTCCCCCGAACACCCCTACCTGCCCCTGGTCACCGACGAGGACAGCTGGTACAGCAAGTGGCGCAAGATGGAGCAGAAATTTCGCATCGTTTATGCCCAAAAG GGGTACCTGGAGGAGCTGGTGCGGCTGCGGGAGTCGCAGCTGAAGGACCTGGAGGCGGAGAACAAGCGGCTGAAGCTGCGCCTGGAGGAGGTGATGGTGCAgaaccagctggagaagagggaGCTGGAGGGCGTCAtcctggagctgcaggagcagct GACGGGGCTGATCCCCTGCGAGAACCCGCAGCTGGCGCAGCTCTCCAAGGAGATGGTGACACCCCTGGTGAACCAGTGGCCCTCACTGGGGACCCTCAACGGCAACGAGAGCGGCTCGGACAGCAAGCTCTACAGGAG GCACAGCTTCATGAGCACCGACCAGCTCTCGGCCGAGAACAGCCTCAGCTCCGACTCCCAGCGCCTGGGCGAGGGCAAGCGCGAAGGCGAGCCCTGGGGGCCCTTGG GGAAGGACCCCACGCCCTCCATGCTGGGGCTCTGCGGCTCCCTGGCCTCCTTGCCCAGCTGCAAGTCCCTGGCCAGCCTCAAGTCCAACGAGTGCCTGGTGAGCGACAGCACCGAAGCCAGCCCGACCCGCAGCCCCAGCTGA
- the RUNDC3A gene encoding RUN domain-containing protein 3A isoform X5 produces the protein MALGLSSKKASSRNIAVERKNLITVCRFSVKTLLEKYTAEPIDDSSEEFVNFAAILEQILSHRFKGPVSWFSSDGQRGFWDYIRLACSKIPNNCVSSIENMENISTSRAKGRAWIRVALMEKRISEYISTALQDTRTTKRFYDDGAIMLRDESMVLTGLLIGLGAIDFSFCLKGEVMDGKMPMVIDYTPYLKFTQSYDYLNEEEERGSMESSTSEDSSPEHPYLPLVTDEDSWYSKWRKMEQKFRIVYAQKGYLEELVRLRESQLKDLEAENKRLKLRLEEVMVQNQLEKRELEGVILELQEQL, from the exons ATGGCTCTGGGGCTCTCCTCCAAGAAAGCCTCCTCCAGAAACATCGCCGTGGAGAGAAAGAACCTCATCACCGTCTGCAG GTTCTCTGTGAAGACCCTGCTGGAGAAATACACGGCGGAGCCCATCGACGACTCCTCCGAGGAGTTCGTTAACTTTGCCGCCATCCTCGAGCAGATCCTCAGCCACCGTTTTAAAG GCCCCGTCAGCTGGTTCAGCTCGGATGGGCAGCGCGGGTTTTGGGACTACATCCGCCTGGCCTGCAGCAAGATCCCCAACAACTGTGTCAGCAGCATCGAGAACATGGAGAACATCAGCACCTCCAGGGCCAAG GGCCGGGCCTGGATCCGCGTGGCGCTGATGGAGAAGCGCATCTCCGAGTACATCTCCACGGCCCTGCAGGACACACGGACCACCAA acgGTTTTACGACGACGGGGCCATCATGCTGCGGGACGAGTCCATGGTGCTCACGGGGCTGCTCATCGGGCTTGGCGCCATCGACTTCAG CTTCTGCCTGAAGGGCGAGGTGATGGATGGTAAAATGCCCATGGTCATCGACTACACGCCCTACCTGAAGTTCACGCAGAG CTACGACTACCTGAAcgaggaggaggagcggggcaGCATGGAGAGCAGCACGAGTGAGGACAGCTCCCCCGAACACCCCTACCTGCCCCTGGTCACCGACGAGGACAGCTGGTACAGCAAGTGGCGCAAGATGGAGCAGAAATTTCGCATCGTTTATGCCCAAAAG GGGTACCTGGAGGAGCTGGTGCGGCTGCGGGAGTCGCAGCTGAAGGACCTGGAGGCGGAGAACAAGCGGCTGAAGCTGCGCCTGGAGGAGGTGATGGTGCAgaaccagctggagaagagggaGCTGGAGGGCGTCAtcctggagctgcaggagcagctgtga
- the RUNDC3A gene encoding RUN domain-containing protein 3A isoform X2 yields MALGLSSKKASSRNIAVERKNLITVCRGLGAGCTAPPARDTRCPTRFSVKTLLEKYTAEPIDDSSEEFVNFAAILEQILSHRFKGPVSWFSSDGQRGFWDYIRLACSKIPNNCVSSIENMENISTSRAKGRAWIRVALMEKRISEYISTALQDTRTTKRFYDDGAIMLRDESMVLTGLLIGLGAIDFSFCLKGEVMDGKMPMVIDYTPYLKFTQSYDYLNEEEERGSMESSTSEDSSPEHPYLPLVTDEDSWYSKWRKMEQKFRIVYAQKGYLEELVRLRESQLKDLEAENKRLKLRLEEVMVQNQLEKRELEGVILELQEQLTGLIPCENPQLAQLSKEMVTPLVNQWPSLGTLNGNESGSDSKLYRREGPHALHAGALRLPGLLAQLQVPGQPQVQRVPGERQHRSQPDPQPQLRPPAPSAPPGPAARPSVVAED; encoded by the exons ATGGCTCTGGGGCTCTCCTCCAAGAAAGCCTCCTCCAGAAACATCGCCGTGGAGAGAAAGAACCTCATCACCGTCTGCAG ggggctgggggctgggtgcacagcccctcccgcccggGACACCCGTTGCCCCACCAGGTTCTCTGTGAAGACCCTGCTGGAGAAATACACGGCGGAGCCCATCGACGACTCCTCCGAGGAGTTCGTTAACTTTGCCGCCATCCTCGAGCAGATCCTCAGCCACCGTTTTAAAG GCCCCGTCAGCTGGTTCAGCTCGGATGGGCAGCGCGGGTTTTGGGACTACATCCGCCTGGCCTGCAGCAAGATCCCCAACAACTGTGTCAGCAGCATCGAGAACATGGAGAACATCAGCACCTCCAGGGCCAAG GGCCGGGCCTGGATCCGCGTGGCGCTGATGGAGAAGCGCATCTCCGAGTACATCTCCACGGCCCTGCAGGACACACGGACCACCAA acgGTTTTACGACGACGGGGCCATCATGCTGCGGGACGAGTCCATGGTGCTCACGGGGCTGCTCATCGGGCTTGGCGCCATCGACTTCAG CTTCTGCCTGAAGGGCGAGGTGATGGATGGTAAAATGCCCATGGTCATCGACTACACGCCCTACCTGAAGTTCACGCAGAG CTACGACTACCTGAAcgaggaggaggagcggggcaGCATGGAGAGCAGCACGAGTGAGGACAGCTCCCCCGAACACCCCTACCTGCCCCTGGTCACCGACGAGGACAGCTGGTACAGCAAGTGGCGCAAGATGGAGCAGAAATTTCGCATCGTTTATGCCCAAAAG GGGTACCTGGAGGAGCTGGTGCGGCTGCGGGAGTCGCAGCTGAAGGACCTGGAGGCGGAGAACAAGCGGCTGAAGCTGCGCCTGGAGGAGGTGATGGTGCAgaaccagctggagaagagggaGCTGGAGGGCGTCAtcctggagctgcaggagcagct GACGGGGCTGATCCCCTGCGAGAACCCGCAGCTGGCGCAGCTCTCCAAGGAGATGGTGACACCCCTGGTGAACCAGTGGCCCTCACTGGGGACCCTCAACGGCAACGAGAGCGGCTCGGACAGCAAGCTCTACAGGAG GGAAGGACCCCACGCCCTCCATGCTGGGGCTCTGCGGCTCCCTGGCCTCCTTGCCCAGCTGCAAGTCCCTGGCCAGCCTCAAGTCCAACGAGTGCCTGGTGAGCGACAGCACCGAAGCCAGCCCGACCCGCAGCCCCAGCTGAGACCCCCGGCCCCCtcggcgccccccggcccggctgcccggCCCAGCGTCGTGGCGGAGGACTGA
- the RUNDC3A gene encoding RUN domain-containing protein 3A isoform X4, translating to MALGLSSKKASSRNIAVERKNLITVCRFSVKTLLEKYTAEPIDDSSEEFVNFAAILEQILSHRFKGPVSWFSSDGQRGFWDYIRLACSKIPNNCVSSIENMENISTSRAKGRAWIRVALMEKRISEYISTALQDTRTTKRFYDDGAIMLRDESMVLTGLLIGLGAIDFSFCLKGEVMDGKMPMVIDYTPYLKFTQSYDYLNEEEERGSMESSTSEDSSPEHPYLPLVTDEDSWYSKWRKMEQKFRIVYAQKGYLEELVRLRESQLKDLEAENKRLKLRLEEVMVQNQLEKRELEGVILELQEQLTGLIPCENPQLAQLSKEMVTPLVNQWPSLGTLNGNESGSDSKLYRRHSFMSTDQLSAENSLSSDSQRLGEGKREGEPWGPLGKDPTPSMLGLCGSLASLPSCKSLASLKSNECLVSDSTEASPTRSPS from the exons ATGGCTCTGGGGCTCTCCTCCAAGAAAGCCTCCTCCAGAAACATCGCCGTGGAGAGAAAGAACCTCATCACCGTCTGCAG GTTCTCTGTGAAGACCCTGCTGGAGAAATACACGGCGGAGCCCATCGACGACTCCTCCGAGGAGTTCGTTAACTTTGCCGCCATCCTCGAGCAGATCCTCAGCCACCGTTTTAAAG GCCCCGTCAGCTGGTTCAGCTCGGATGGGCAGCGCGGGTTTTGGGACTACATCCGCCTGGCCTGCAGCAAGATCCCCAACAACTGTGTCAGCAGCATCGAGAACATGGAGAACATCAGCACCTCCAGGGCCAAG GGCCGGGCCTGGATCCGCGTGGCGCTGATGGAGAAGCGCATCTCCGAGTACATCTCCACGGCCCTGCAGGACACACGGACCACCAA acgGTTTTACGACGACGGGGCCATCATGCTGCGGGACGAGTCCATGGTGCTCACGGGGCTGCTCATCGGGCTTGGCGCCATCGACTTCAG CTTCTGCCTGAAGGGCGAGGTGATGGATGGTAAAATGCCCATGGTCATCGACTACACGCCCTACCTGAAGTTCACGCAGAG CTACGACTACCTGAAcgaggaggaggagcggggcaGCATGGAGAGCAGCACGAGTGAGGACAGCTCCCCCGAACACCCCTACCTGCCCCTGGTCACCGACGAGGACAGCTGGTACAGCAAGTGGCGCAAGATGGAGCAGAAATTTCGCATCGTTTATGCCCAAAAG GGGTACCTGGAGGAGCTGGTGCGGCTGCGGGAGTCGCAGCTGAAGGACCTGGAGGCGGAGAACAAGCGGCTGAAGCTGCGCCTGGAGGAGGTGATGGTGCAgaaccagctggagaagagggaGCTGGAGGGCGTCAtcctggagctgcaggagcagct GACGGGGCTGATCCCCTGCGAGAACCCGCAGCTGGCGCAGCTCTCCAAGGAGATGGTGACACCCCTGGTGAACCAGTGGCCCTCACTGGGGACCCTCAACGGCAACGAGAGCGGCTCGGACAGCAAGCTCTACAGGAG GCACAGCTTCATGAGCACCGACCAGCTCTCGGCCGAGAACAGCCTCAGCTCCGACTCCCAGCGCCTGGGCGAGGGCAAGCGCGAAGGCGAGCCCTGGGGGCCCTTGG GGAAGGACCCCACGCCCTCCATGCTGGGGCTCTGCGGCTCCCTGGCCTCCTTGCCCAGCTGCAAGTCCCTGGCCAGCCTCAAGTCCAACGAGTGCCTGGTGAGCGACAGCACCGAAGCCAGCCCGACCCGCAGCCCCAGCTGA
- the RUNDC3A gene encoding RUN domain-containing protein 3A isoform X3: MALGLSSKKASSRNIAVERKNLITVCRFSVKTLLEKYTAEPIDDSSEEFVNFAAILEQILSHRFKVAPDCSPSVPAGPVSWFSSDGQRGFWDYIRLACSKIPNNCVSSIENMENISTSRAKGRAWIRVALMEKRISEYISTALQDTRTTKRFYDDGAIMLRDESMVLTGLLIGLGAIDFSFCLKGEVMDGKMPMVIDYTPYLKFTQSYDYLNEEEERGSMESSTSEDSSPEHPYLPLVTDEDSWYSKWRKMEQKFRIVYAQKGYLEELVRLRESQLKDLEAENKRLKLRLEEVMVQNQLEKRELEGVILELQEQLTGLIPCENPQLAQLSKEMVTPLVNQWPSLGTLNGNESGSDSKLYRRHSFMSTDQLSAENSLSSDSQRLGEGKREGEPWGPLGKDPTPSMLGLCGSLASLPSCKSLASLKSNECLVSDSTEASPTRSPS; encoded by the exons ATGGCTCTGGGGCTCTCCTCCAAGAAAGCCTCCTCCAGAAACATCGCCGTGGAGAGAAAGAACCTCATCACCGTCTGCAG GTTCTCTGTGAAGACCCTGCTGGAGAAATACACGGCGGAGCCCATCGACGACTCCTCCGAGGAGTTCGTTAACTTTGCCGCCATCCTCGAGCAGATCCTCAGCCACCGTTTTAAAG TGGCCCCCGACTGCAGCCCCTCGGTCCCCGCAGGCCCCGTCAGCTGGTTCAGCTCGGATGGGCAGCGCGGGTTTTGGGACTACATCCGCCTGGCCTGCAGCAAGATCCCCAACAACTGTGTCAGCAGCATCGAGAACATGGAGAACATCAGCACCTCCAGGGCCAAG GGCCGGGCCTGGATCCGCGTGGCGCTGATGGAGAAGCGCATCTCCGAGTACATCTCCACGGCCCTGCAGGACACACGGACCACCAA acgGTTTTACGACGACGGGGCCATCATGCTGCGGGACGAGTCCATGGTGCTCACGGGGCTGCTCATCGGGCTTGGCGCCATCGACTTCAG CTTCTGCCTGAAGGGCGAGGTGATGGATGGTAAAATGCCCATGGTCATCGACTACACGCCCTACCTGAAGTTCACGCAGAG CTACGACTACCTGAAcgaggaggaggagcggggcaGCATGGAGAGCAGCACGAGTGAGGACAGCTCCCCCGAACACCCCTACCTGCCCCTGGTCACCGACGAGGACAGCTGGTACAGCAAGTGGCGCAAGATGGAGCAGAAATTTCGCATCGTTTATGCCCAAAAG GGGTACCTGGAGGAGCTGGTGCGGCTGCGGGAGTCGCAGCTGAAGGACCTGGAGGCGGAGAACAAGCGGCTGAAGCTGCGCCTGGAGGAGGTGATGGTGCAgaaccagctggagaagagggaGCTGGAGGGCGTCAtcctggagctgcaggagcagct GACGGGGCTGATCCCCTGCGAGAACCCGCAGCTGGCGCAGCTCTCCAAGGAGATGGTGACACCCCTGGTGAACCAGTGGCCCTCACTGGGGACCCTCAACGGCAACGAGAGCGGCTCGGACAGCAAGCTCTACAGGAG GCACAGCTTCATGAGCACCGACCAGCTCTCGGCCGAGAACAGCCTCAGCTCCGACTCCCAGCGCCTGGGCGAGGGCAAGCGCGAAGGCGAGCCCTGGGGGCCCTTGG GGAAGGACCCCACGCCCTCCATGCTGGGGCTCTGCGGCTCCCTGGCCTCCTTGCCCAGCTGCAAGTCCCTGGCCAGCCTCAAGTCCAACGAGTGCCTGGTGAGCGACAGCACCGAAGCCAGCCCGACCCGCAGCCCCAGCTGA